In the Thermotoga sp. genome, CCCATCTAACATCTTTAATGTTGTAAGGATAAACCATATGGTTGAAACCGGGGCCTCTGGTAGAGATGTCTCTAGGATCAATGTAGGGCCATGTTTCCCTGTAACTCCGCGTGGTTTTGCTCGCCCTCAGTAGTGTGATGAGCTGCTCGGCAGTGCCCTGGAGAACATCCAGTTCGTGCCTTAGCATAGCCATGGTGTTCTTTTCAGCGGTACCGTAGTTGATGAAGAGGACATATTCAGGTATGGGTTCGCCGAAGAGTTGTCCAGTAACTGTTCTCTGCCAGTCTTTTCTCTTCTCCCAGAGCACCCAGTATCCCGCTGGATCGTAATCCTTCAGAATGTATGGTCCCAGACTTACGGGTGGATTGAAATCATAAGAAGCAATATCTTCCACCTTCTCGAAAATATGCTTTGGCATAGGCCTTAGAGCGCCCCATCTTTCAACAAAGTAAGCATGAAATCTGCTGTTTGGTCTCTTGAGTTCTACCACTACTGTGTACCTATCCAGTGCATAGACATCTTTTACATCTTGCATTGGACCGTGGTAGTCCAACTCAGGCGTGTCCCTTACTGTTTTGATCGTGAATACGACGTCGTCCGCTGTGAACTCAACACCATCACTCCAATAAATCCCTTTCCTGAGCTTTATCGTGAGCTTGGTGAAGTCTTCATTGTACATTGGAGGTTCAGCTGCAAGAGCGTTGATAATGCCTCCTTCTTCAGGATTGGGGTTGATGGTCCATAAAGGTTCTGTGACGAACTGGTGCAAGCCACAGTTTTGTGCGCGCCATCCTGCCCAGAGATTCCAATTCCCTGGAACAGGGAGTGGTGCAAACAGAAAAGGCAGAATTAACGTTTTCTCCCTGGGTACACCAGGCGGCAGAGTTTGCCCTAACAGCGACGCAATGGATAGGGCCAAAAAGAGGAGCACCAAAAATTTCCGCATGACAATCCCCCCTCCTCTAGAATCATGTAAATGATACCGTGAACGTTTAGGTAAGATCAAGAAAAGAAAAAGGAAGGTTTCGGACAATAATCAACTGTAAACCTCAATAAATACGTGTAAAAACCCTTTATCACAAATATCTGCCACTCTTAACCTCAAGCTCCATATCGAGTATTGCGTGCTTTTTCTTTTCTGGGGTTTTCCGCGTAGTAACAAACTTTCCTCTCCATGTAACCTTTAACCTTTTACACTTCCCAGTGTTAAGCCCTCTATGAAATACCTCTGGAAAATCAAAAAAACAACTATTGGTACTAATGCAGCGAGATTTGCTCCAGCAGCTATCACATTCCAGCTTGTAACCCACTCTCCTTGAAGAGTAGTCAGACCAAGAGTTATTGGTTTTAAACTGTCGCTCTGTATGAGAACTAGTGACCACAGGTAGTCGTTCCATATCCAGGTAAACTCAAGAATTCCAAGAGCAGCCAAGGCGGGTAGTATCAAAGGCATCATGATTTTTCTGTAAATCAAAAAATCACCAGCTCCGTCAATTCTCGCTGCTTCAAAAAGACTTCTTGGTATGGTGATCATGAAATTTCTCAAGAAAAAGGTACAGAAACCCGTTTGAAATGCAATGTGGAAAAGAATTACTCCCCAGTAAGTATCGTAAAGTCCTGTGTTAACTGAAAATCTGTAAACGGGTATCATCAACATCTGAAAAGGTATTAGCATCCCAGAGACAAACATTATCAAGAGAGGCTTTCGCAATTTAAATTCATACCAGGATAACGCAAAAGCACTTAAACTAGATACAAACAATGCTCCTAATACGGACAGGCTTGTTATTATAAATGTATTAATAAAGTACCTTTTCATATTGGCTTCTTTCCAGGCTATAACATAATTTTCAAAGGTTGGCTTTTTGGGAGGCCTCCACCATTTGATTCCTAACATCACTTCATCCATTGTTTTAAGCGATGTGAATATCGATATAATGAAAGGAAGCATCCACATAATTACCAGAATAATGGACAGAGAGTAAAAAACGATGGCTTTCAACATTTTCCTTTTATTCATGTTACTTCTTCCTCCCTTTTTAGCGTGT is a window encoding:
- a CDS encoding ABC transporter substrate-binding protein — protein: MRKFLVLLFLALSIASLLGQTLPPGVPREKTLILPFLFAPLPVPGNWNLWAGWRAQNCGLHQFVTEPLWTINPNPEEGGIINALAAEPPMYNEDFTKLTIKLRKGIYWSDGVEFTADDVVFTIKTVRDTPELDYHGPMQDVKDVYALDRYTVVVELKRPNSRFHAYFVERWGALRPMPKHIFEKVEDIASYDFNPPVSLGPYILKDYDPAGYWVLWEKRKDWQRTVTGQLFGEPIPEYVLFINYGTAEKNTMAMLRHELDVLQGTAEQLITLLRASKTTRSYRETWPYIDPRDISTRGPGFNHMVYPYNIKDVRW
- a CDS encoding carbohydrate ABC transporter permease, which gives rise to MNKRKMLKAIVFYSLSIILVIMWMLPFIISIFTSLKTMDEVMLGIKWWRPPKKPTFENYVIAWKEANMKRYFINTFIITSLSVLGALFVSSLSAFALSWYEFKLRKPLLIMFVSGMLIPFQMLMIPVYRFSVNTGLYDTYWGVILFHIAFQTGFCTFFLRNFMITIPRSLFEAARIDGAGDFLIYRKIMMPLILPALAALGILEFTWIWNDYLWSLVLIQSDSLKPITLGLTTLQGEWVTSWNVIAAGANLAALVPIVVFLIFQRYFIEGLTLGSVKG